A region of Sesamum indicum cultivar Zhongzhi No. 13 linkage group LG7, S_indicum_v1.0, whole genome shotgun sequence DNA encodes the following proteins:
- the LOC105167145 gene encoding L-type lectin-domain containing receptor kinase S.4 yields MAKRLLLFLILLLLLSSPKFCEADEFIFHGFKSSGSRISLNAVAEIEHNGILKLTNDTPRLVGHAFYESPIKFKNSTDAKALSFSTAFVFAIVPEYEKLGGHGFAFTVSKSKELSRALPNQYLGLMNPSNLGNISNHVFAVEFDTVKDFEFGDINDNHIGIDINSLVSNASVSASKEGINLKSGMRIQAWIDYDSTRQELNVTLSLSSSKPSVPILSYPLDLTPIFMEYMYVGFSASTGLLASSHFISGWSFTMYGQAKSLDLSLLPSIPGAKNNQVALILGTSLSAAAFMVLAIGLSLYILKKIKNRDVIESWELDIGPHRFSYKELKKATRGFRDKELLGFGGFGRVYKGTLPGSSNQVAVKQINHESKHGLRAFVSEIASIGRLRHRNLVLLQGWCRRGGDLLLVYDFMPNGSLDKYIFGESKIILTWEQRFKIIKGVASGLVYLHEEWEQTVIHRDIKAGNVLLDSEMNGRLGDFGFAKLYEHGANPTTTKVVGTLGYLAPELTKTGKPTTSSDVYAFGVLLLEVVCGRRPIEAKAMPEELFLVDWVWDKWKQGSILEVVDSRLQGKYDETEAVVVIKLGLLCSNNAQAKRPSMRQAMRYLEGEMALPQVLAAPSEFDGKKVDDNGRRSSPGFEDSVHSYPSYEKGSTWWSVEGDVDLEAGSPLSSSCRVE; encoded by the coding sequence ATGGCCAAAAGGCTCCtacttttcttgattcttcttcttttgctttCAAGCCCAAAGTTTTGTGAGGCTGATGAGTTCATTTTCCACGGTTTCAAGAGTTCAGGCAGCAGAATAAGTCTAAATGCCGTTGCTGAAATTGAGCACAATGGTATACTCAAACTCACCAACGACACGCCAAGACTTGTTGGGCATGCCTTCTATGAAAGCCCTATCAAGTTCAAGAACTCCACAGATGCGAAAGCTCTTTCCTTTTCAACAGCTTTTGTTTTTGCCATAGTTCCTGAGTATGAAAAATTGGGTGGCCATGGATTTGCTTTCACGGTTTCAAAGTCGAAAGAGCTGAGTCGGGCTCTCCCCAATCAGTATTTAGGCCTTATGAATCCAAGCAATCTTGGCAATATCTCCAACCATGTTTTTGCAGTTGAGTTTGACACAGTTAAAGACTTTGAATTTGGGGACATCAATGACAACCATATAGGGATTGATATCAACTCTCTAGTCTCAAATGCTTCTGTCAGTGCCAGTAAGGAAGGAATCAATCTCAAGAGCGGCATGAGGATTCAGGCCTGGATTGATTATGATTCGACCAGGCAGGAATTGAATGTAACTCTTTCACTTTCTTCATCAAAACCCAGTGTTCCAATCCTTTCATATCCTCTGGATCTTACCCCAATTTTTATGGAGTATATGTATGTTGGCTTTTCTGCTTCAACAGGTTTACTTGCAagttctcattttatttctggATGGAGTTTCACGATGTACGGGCAAGCCAAGTCCCTGGATCTATCTTTGTTGCCTTCAATTCCTGGTGCAAAGAACAATCAAGTGGCCTTAATTCTAGGTACATCCTTATCAGCTGCTGCTTTCATGGTGCTTGCGATTGGGTTATCCTTGTACATACTCAAGAAGATTAAGAATAGGGATGTGATTGAATCTTGGGAGCTTGATATAGGCCCCCATAGATTTTCCTACAAAGAACTCAAGAAAGCAACCAGAGGTTTTAGAGATAAAGAGCTTCTTGGTTTTGGTGGATTTGGCAGAGTTTACAAAGGGACATTGCCTGGTTCTAGCAACCAAGTCGCAGTTAAGCAAATAAACCACGAATCTAAGCACGGATTAAGAGCGTTTGTATCAGAGATTGCAAGTATTGGCCGCCTAAGGCATAGAAATTTGGTCCTGTTACAGGGCTGGTGTCGGCGGGGTGGTGATCTTTTGCTTGTTTATGACTTCATGCCTAATGGAAGTTTagataaatacatttttggcGAATCAAAGATTATACTAACATGGGAACAGAGGTTCAAGATCATCAAAGGTGTGGCGTCTGGACTTGTTTATTTACATGAAGAATGGGAACAAACTGTGATTCATAGGGATATCAAAGCAGGAAATGTGTTACTGGATTCTGAAATGAATGGCAGGCTTGGAGATTTCGGGTTCGCTAAGTTATACGAGCATGGTGCAAATCCTACCACCACGAAAGTTGTGGGCACACTGGGATATTTGGCCCCTGAGCTGACGAAAACCGGCAAGCCCACCACAAGTTCAGATGTTTATGCATTTGGTGTATTGTTGCTGGAAGTTGTTTGTGGGAGGAGGCCAATAGAGGCCAAAGCAATGCCTGAAGAATTGTTCTTGGTGGATTGGGTGTGGGATAAGTGGAAACAAGGGTCGATTCTTGAGGTTGTTGATTCAAGGTTACAAGGGAAGTATGATGAGACAGAGGCTGTAGTAGTGATTAAATTGGGATTGTTGTGCTCTAATAATGCCCAAGCCAAAAGGCCTAGTATGAGGCAGGCGATGAGGTACTTGGAAGGTGAAATGGCGCTGCCTCAAGTTTTGGCAGCGCCCAGCGAATTTGATGGCAAGAAGGTTGATGACAATGGGAGGCGTAGCAGCCCCGGTTTTGAGGACTCTGTGCACTCGTATCCATCATATGAGAAGGGGAGTACATGGTGGTCGGTAGAGGGGGACGTAGATCTTGAAGCTGGCTCACCGTTATCTTCCTCATGTAGAGTGGAGTAG
- the LOC105167148 gene encoding probable phosphoribosylformylglycinamidine synthase, chloroplastic/mitochondrial: MAAACEITAAEFLQGAYRQKLVLPRRSLRQTNRLLWGTLPRKSPSVRISRGEIGLRPVKVRAVVSRDIGSPVSQESKLVGRVAEKVVHFYRIPLIQESATAELLKLVQTKVSNQIIGLKTEQCFNIGVDGDIPSEKLSVLRWLLGETYEPDNLGTVSFLTEEVKEYSKAVIVEVGPRLSFSTAWSANAVSICRSCGLTEINRLERSRRYMLYVVPGSASLSDSQIAEFAALVHDRMTECIYNQKLTSFETNVVPEEVRYIPVMEKGRKALEEINEEMGLAFDEQDLKYYTKLFVDDIQRNPTNVELFDIAQSNSEHSRHWFFTGKIVIDGQPVNRTLMQIVKSTLQANPNNSVIGFKDNSSAIKGFLVNQLRPIQPGLTCPLDMSARDLDILFTAETHNFPCAVAPYPGAETGAGGRIRDTHATGRGSFVVASTAGYCVGNLNVEGSYAPWEDSTFTYPANLASPLQILIDASNGASDYGNKFGEPLIQGYTRTFGMRLPSGERREWLKPIMFSGGIGQIDHNHIVKGEPEIGMLVVKIGGPAYRIGMGGGAASSMVSGQNDAELDFNAVQRGDAEMAQKLYRVVRACVEMGEKNPIISIHDQGAGGNCNVVKEIIYPKGATIDIRAVVVGDYTMSILEIWGAEYQEQDAILVKPESREVLQSICERERVSMAVIGKISGEGRIVLVDSLAIERCNSNGLPPPPPAVDLELEKVLGDMPQKTFEFQRIINAREPLDIAPGITVMDSLKRVLRLPSVASKRFLTTKVDRCVTGLVAQQQTVGPLQITLSDVAVIAQSYTDITGGACSIGEQPIKGLLDPKAMARLAVGEALTNLVWARITSLSDVKASGNWMYAAKLDGEGAAMYDAAIALSEAMIELGIAIDGGKDSLSMAAHASGEVVKAPGNLVISTYVTCPDITKTVTPDLKLGDDGLLLHIDLAKGKRRLGGSALAQVFDQVGDECPDLDDVSYLKRVFNAVQNLIEEELISAGHDISDGGLLVSVLEMAFAGNCGINLNITSPSGFSVFQTLFAEELGLILEVRKKNLDLVKEKLLNVGVSTEVIGEVTASPGVELKIDGITHLTEETSVLRDLWEETSFQLEKFQRLASCVELERKGLRNRHEPSWVLSFTPTYTDEKYMTATSKPKVAIIREEGSNGDREMSGAFYAAGFEPWDITMSDLLNGAISLHEFRGIAFVGGFSYADVLDSAKGWAASIRFNKPLLKQFQEFYERPDTFSLGVCNGCQLMALLGWVPGPNVGGVLGDNGDPSQPRFIHNESGRFECRFTSVKIEKSPALMFKGMEGSTLGVWAAHGEGRAYFPDDHVLNTILKSDLAPVKYCDDNGNPTEVYPFNLNGSPLGVAAICSPDGRHLAMMPHPERCFLMWQYPWYPKNWNVEKKGPSPWLRMFQNAREWCS; the protein is encoded by the exons ATGGCTGCTGCTTGCGAAATTACAGCAGCAGAGTTCTTGCAA GGTGCCTATAGGCAGAAACTAGTTTTGCCTAGACGTTCTTTAAGGCAGACAAACCGGTTGCTCTGGGGTACGTTGCCAAGAAAAAGTCCATCAGTGAGAATTTCTCGTGGAGAAATTGGATTAAGGCCAGTCAAGGTCAGAGCAGTGGTGTCGAGAGATATAGGCAGTCCAGTAAGCCAGGAGTCGAAGTTGGTAGGGAGGGTTGCTGAAAAAGTTGTCCATTTTTATCGCATTCCATTGATTCAGGAAAGTGCAACAGCCGAGCTTCTGAAACTCGTACAGACCAAAGTCTCAAACCAAATAATTGGTTTAAAGACTGAGCAGTGTTTCAATATTGGGGTCGATGGAGATATTCCCAGTGAGAAGCTTTCAGTACTTAGGTGGCTTTTAGGGGAGACCTATGAGCCTGATAATCTGGGGACTGTAAGTTTTCTCACTGAAGAGGTAAAAGAGTACTCAAAAGCTGTTATAGTAGAAGTTGGCCCCCGATTGTCTTTTAGCACTGCATGGTCTGCCAATGCTGTCTCAATTTGCAGATCCTGTGGTTTGACTGAAATAAATAGATTGGAGCGATCGAGAAGGTACATGTTGTACGTCGTCCCTGGAAGTGCATCATTATCTGACAGTCAAATTGCTGAGTTTGCTGCATTGGTGCATGATAGGATGACTGAGTGTATTTATAATCAGAAGCTCACATCTTTTGAAACGAATGTAGTCCCTGAGGAAGTCCGTTATATACCAGTCATGGAGAAGGGTCGAAAGGCGTTGGAGGAAATAAATGAGGAAATGGGTTTGGCCTTTGATGAGCAAGATTTGAAGTATTACACAAAGCTTTTCGTGGATGATATCCAGCGCAATCCAACAAATGttgaattatttgatattgccCAGTCTAACAGTGAACATAGTCGGCATTGGTTTTTTACTGGTAAGATTGTCATTGATGGTCAGCCAGTAAATAGGACTCTCATGCAAATTGTTAAAAGCACTTTGCAAGCAAACCCAAATAATTCGGTTATTGGCTTCAAGGATAACTCCAGTGCGATCAAGGGGTTTCTTGTGAATCAATTGCGACCAATCCAGCCAGGTTTAACATGCCCATTAGACATGAGTGCTCGTGACCTCGATATCCTGTTTACTGCTGAGACCCACAACTTTCCATGTGCTGTTGCCCCATACCCTGGGGCTGAGACAGGTGCTGGGGGCAGGATTAGAGATACACATGCAACTGGTAGGGGCTCATTTGTTGTAGCATCAACAGCTGGGTACTGTGTAGGAAATCTGAATGTTGAAGGTTCATATGCTCCATGGGAGGATTCGACTTTCACATATCCTGCAAACTTGGCTTCTCCCCTTCAGATTCTTATTGATGCTAGCAATGGTGCATCAGATTATGGCAACAAATTTGGGGAGCCATTAATTCAGGGTTACACAAGGACTTTCGGGATGAGGCTTCCAAGTGGTGAAAGGAGAGAATGGTTGAAGCCAATCATGTTTAGTGGCGGTATTGGCCAAATTGATCACAACCACATAGTGAAGGGAGAGCCTGAAATTGGGATGCTAGTTGTAAAGATTGGAGGTCCAGCATATCGCATTGGAATGGGGGGTGGTGCTGCGTCCAGCATGGTTAGTGGCCAAAATGATGCTGAGCTGGATTTCAATGCTGTACAACGTGGAGATGCAGAGATGGCACAAAAGTTGTATCGAGTTGTCCGTGCTTGTGTTGAAATGGGGGAGAAAAATCCCATCATTAGTATTCACGATCAGGGTGCTGGTGGGAACTGTAATGTTGTCAAGGAAATAATATATCCAAAAGGTGCTACTATTGATATCAGGGCAGTTGTAGTTGGTGATTACACAATGTCAATTTTGGAAATATGGGGAGCAGAATACCAAGAGCAAGATGCTATTTTGGTGAAGCCTGAAAGCCGTGAGGTTTTGCAGTCTATatgtgaaagagagagagtctCCATGGCTGTTATTGGTAAAATTAGTGGTGAAGGGCgaattgttcttgtggataGTTTAGCTATTGAAAGATGCAATTCAAATGGACTGCCTCCACCACCACCTGCCGTTGATCTTGAGCTCGAGAAGGTGCTTGGAGACATGCCTCAGAAAACTTTTGAATTCCAGCGAATAATTAATGCCAGGGAACCACTTGATATTGCTCCTGGGATAACTGTCATGGATTCCCTGAAAAGGGTATTGAGACTTCCTTCTGTTGCTTCTAAACGATTTTTGACTACCAAAGTTGATAGGTGTGTAACAGGTCTTGTGGCACAGCAGCAAACTGTGGGTCCTCTGCAAATTACACTTTCTGATGTTGCTGTTATTGCTCAAAGTTATACTGATATTACAGGAGGTGCATGCTCAATTGGGGAGCAGCCGATAAAAGGACTTTTGGATCCAAAAGCTATGGCAAGGCTAGCTGTAGGAGAAGCACTGACTAATCTTGTGTGGGCTAGGATCACTTCTCTTTCTGATGTCAAGGCCAGTGGCAATTGGATGTATGCTGCGAAACTGGATGGTGAAGGAGCGGCCATGTATGATGCTGCAATAGCTCTTTCAGAAGCTATGATTGAACTCGGTATTGCTATTGATGGGGGAAAGGATAGTCTTTCCATGGCCGCCCATGCATCTGGAGAAGTTGTCAAGGCTCCGGGAAATCTAGTAATCAGTACCTATGTCACTTGTCCTGATATAACTAAAACTGTGACCCCAGATTTAAAACTTGGTGATGATGGTCTTCTCCTTCACATTGATTTGGCCAAAGGGAAGCGACGCCTTGGTGGATCTGCTCTTGCTCAGGTATTTGATCAAGTTGGGGACGAGTGCCCTGATCTTGATGACGTCTCTTACCTTAAAAGAGTTTTTAATGCAGTCCAAAATCTGATTGAGGAAGAGCTGATTTCAGCTGGCCATGATATCAGCGATGGAGGCTTGCTAGTAAGTGTGCTTGAGATGGCATTTGCAGGGAACTGTGGCATCAACTTGAATATAACATCACCCTCGGGTTTTAGTGTTTTCCAGACACTCTTTGCTGAGGAATTGGGACTTATCCTTGAGGTAAGAAAGAAGAATCTAGATCTGGTGAAGGAAAAGCTTTTGAATGTTGGAGTATCTACTGAGGTCATCGGTGAAGTTACTGCCTCACCTGGTGTTGAACTGAAGATTGATGGTATCACTCACTTGACCGAGGAAACATCTGTTCTCAGGGATCTGTGGGAAGAAACCAGCTTCCAGCTGGAAAAATTCCAAAGGCTAGCGTCTTGTGTGGAACTAGAGAGAAAAGGTCTAAGAAATCGCCACGAGCCTTCTTGGGTGCTATCTTTCACTCCAACATATACGGACGAGAAATATATGACTGCAACTTCGAAACCAAAGGTTGCAATCATTCGCGAGGAAGGCAGCAACGGTGACAGAGAAATGTCTGGTGCATTCTATGCTGCAGGTTTTGAACCTTGGGATATCACTATGTCCGACCTTCTTAATGGAGCAATCTCGTTGCATGAGTTCCGGGGTATTGCTTTTGTTGGAGGATTCAGCTATGCAGATGTGCTCGACTCTGCAAAAGGCTGGGCAGCTTCAATAAGGTTCAATAAGCCTCTCCTAaaacaatttcaagaattttatgaGCGGCCAGACACTTTCAGTTTAGGGGTTTGCAATGGCTGCCAGCTTATGGCTCTTTTGGGGTGGGTTCCGGGCCCTAATGTTGGAGGTGTGCTCGGGGACAACGGGGATCCATCACAGCCAAGGTTCATACATAATGAATCTGGACGATTTGAGTGTCGCTTCACAAGtgtgaaaatagaaaagtcACCAGCTCTAATGTTCAAAGGAATGGAGGGTAGTACGTTGGGTGTGTGGGCTGCACATGGCGAGGGAAGAGCATATTTTCCTGATGATCATGTTTTGAATACTATTCTGAAGTCAGATTTGGCGCCCGTGAAATATTGTGACGATAATGGAAATCCTACAGAAGTCTATCCTTTCAATCTTAATGGTTCTCCATTGGGTGTTGCAGCCATATGCTCTCCAGATGGGAGGCATCTTGCAATGATGCCTCATCCAGAGAGATGCTTCTTGATGTGGCAGTACCCTTGGTATCCCAAGAACTGGAATGTCGAGAAGAAAGGCCCAAGCCCCTGGTTACGAATGTTCCAAAATGCTAGGGAGTGGTGTTCATGA
- the LOC105167149 gene encoding AT-hook motif nuclear-localized protein 15 has product MANRWWAEAMATNPMSSSAAASLHLRSSAEDENPAFNNASNSSGSNPNQNPDEGENHDILDGQDQDQNLSGDLEPSSSSGRRPRGRPPGSKNKPKPPILITKESPNALRSHVLEIASGSDVLESISTFARRRHCGVSVLSGSGIVTDVRLRQPAAPGGVISLQGRFEMLSLSGVFLPEPAPPGATGLAVYLAGGQGQVVGGTVAGALVASGPVMVIAATFTNAVYERLPLEDEAASEGTRLESKLGVNAGASPSHGHGLAADHQSKSTAPLYNLPPNLLPNGEGPNDVFWAPQPCPPPY; this is encoded by the coding sequence ATGGCAAATAGATGGTGGGCAGAAGCTATGGCGACGAACCCAATGTCATCTTCAGCGGCTGCATCTCTTCACCTCAGAAGCTCTGCAGAAGATGAAAATCCCGCCTTCAACAATGCATCAAACAGCAGCGGAAGCAACCCTAACCAAAACCCTGATGAAGGAGAGAATCATGACATATTGGACGGCCAGGACCAAGACCAAAACCTGTCCGGCGATCTGGAGCCGTCGTCGAGCTCAGGCCGCAGGCCCCGAGGCCGGCCTCCGGGTTCAAAGAATAAGCCGAAGCCCCCAATTCTCATCACTAAAGAAAGCCCAAATGCTCTCCGCAGCCATGTCCTGGAAATCGCCAGTGGCAGCGATGTTCTGGAAAGCATTTCTACCTTTGCTCGGCGCCGCCATTGTGGGGTTTCGGTTTTGAGTGGCAGTGGAATTGTGACGGATGTGAGATTGCGTCAACCGGCTGCTCCTGGTGGAGTGATCAGCCTCCAGGGAAGATTTGAGATGTTGTCCTTGTCAGGGGTATTTTTGCCGGAGCCTGCGCCGCCAGGCGCCACCGGGCTCGCTGTGTACTTGGCAGGCGGGCAAGGGCAGGTGGTTGGTGGCACTGTGGCTGGTGCATTGGTGGCATCAGGGCCAGTGATGGTTATTGCCGCCACGTTTACTAATGCAGTATATGAGAGGTTGCCTCTGGAAGACGAAGCCGCCAGTGAAGGAACACGGTTAGAGTCCAAATTGGGAGTGAATGCTGGTGCATCGCCATCTCATGGTCATGGTTTGGCAGCTGATCATCAATCGAAATCGACTGCGCCTTTGTATAATTTGCCTCCTAATTTGCTTCCAAACGGGGAAGGGCCGAACGACGTATTTTGGGCTCCTCAGCCATGCCCTCCTCCTTATTGA
- the LOC105167150 gene encoding LOW QUALITY PROTEIN: formin-like protein 2 (The sequence of the model RefSeq protein was modified relative to this genomic sequence to represent the inferred CDS: deleted 2 bases in 1 codon) — MHHLHLLLHLAILTLLLLSSSPAAAAAYNHRYRRLLHQPLFPLDQSVPPTASISQPPFPSPSPQPQPQPQQPKYPFSTLSPPDTTTQQNPFFPFFPSPPPPPPPPSSSTAFATFPANISSLVLPSSSHSGHKPVKLISLIVSVSLFSVLVFASLVLLLLRHRHHHHHDEPLKTDSLRLFPPNATPSDTTVTADESKKPPPPLFPRHTPSSTSSEFLYLGTLVSSRDAEYAGPPATQNDVNPPPAAAAPMNYRRLGSPELHPLPPLPRQQSHQNYNNTHVSASEGEENDNEDDEEFFSPRGSTVNNASPYRTKLSPPLDTLSSNNGDDFNKSRDLNPLNCNSPAYSISPDNSPSVVLNSSSPQSMLSKSPDSLVTFLAPLPRFIPPPPAREPRAFSPFSPSSTEDGGTRDCSPRASDFSGTGKAPPPPPPPPPARFWEGAPPSGPPELVAPSRKVVQSLNEEKGGLGRSGSNSEEMMKPKLKPLHWDKVRASSDRAMVWDQLKSSSFQLNEEMIETLFTVSASTVNAKDGGRRHIIPDMNQQNLVLDPKKSQNIAILLRALNVTVDEVCEALVEGNADTLGTELLESLLKMAPXXXPFKLGTAEAFLKAVLDIPFAFKRVDAMLYIANFESEVEHLMRSFDTLESACKELKSSRMFLKLLEAVLKTGNRMNVGTNRGDAQAFKLDTLLKLVDVKGADGKTTLLHFVVQEIIRAEGARLSGVTHHPNAEKPQSTLQDEVQFRKLGLQVVSRLSGELTNVKKAAAMDAEVLSNDVSKLATGISKIMEVVKLNAELPSKDGTGKFCDSMTEFLKKAEGEIASVQAQEGIAFSMVKGLTEYFHGDSGKEEAHPLRLFMVVRDFLSILDQVCKDVGKINERTMVNSGRQIQIPANPSLLQVFPGFNERQQSSSSDDESSLSS; from the exons ATGCACCATTTACACCTCCTTCTCCACCTCGCCATTCTCACACTCCTCCTCCTATCCTCCTCccccgccgccgccgccgcctaCAACCACCGCTACCGCCGCCTCCTCCACCAACCCCTTTTCCCACTTGATCAATCCGTTCCCCCAACCGCCAGCATTTCTCAACCCCCCTTCCCCTCCCCTTCTCCTCAACCTCAACCTCAACCTCAACAGCCCAAATACCCTTTCTCTACGCTCTCCCCTCCTGATACCACCACTCAACAAAACCCATTCTTCCCCTTCTTCCCTTCTCCTCCGCCCCCACCTCCGCCGCCAAGCTCCTCCACCGCCTTCGCCACCTTTCCCGCCAATATCTCCTCCCTCGTCCTCCCCTCTTCCTCCCACTCCGGCCACAAACCAGTCAAGCTCATTTCCCTCATTGTCTCTGTCTCCCTCTTTTCCGTCCTTGTTTTCGCTTCCCTcgtcctcctcctccttcgCCACcgtcaccaccaccaccatgaCGAGCCCCTCAAAACTGACAGCCTCCGCCTCTTCCCTCCCAACGCCACCCCCTCCGACACCACCGTCACTGCCGACGAAAGCAAGAAACCGCCGCCGCCGCTGTTCCCACGGCACACCCCCTCCTCCACCTCTTCCGAATTCCTCTACCTCGGCACACTAGTCAGCTCCCGGGACGCTGAGTATGCCGGGCCCCCCGCCACTCAGAATGACGTAAACCCCCCTCCTGCTGCAGCTGCGCCGATGAACTATCGAAGGCTCGGCTCGCCGGAGCTCCACCCTCTACCACCCCTGCCGCGTCAGCAGTCGcaccaaaattacaataacacTCACGTGAGTGCTTCTGAAGGGGAAGAAAACGACAACGAAGACGATGAAGAGTTCTTTTCACCGAGAGGGTCCACAGTAAACAACGCTAGTCCGTACCGCACCAAATTGTCTCCCCCTCTCGATACTCTCAGCAGCAACAATGGTGATGATTTTAACAAAAGCAGAGACTTAAACCCACTGAACTGCAATTCTCCAGCGTACTCCATTTCACCTGATAATAGCCCATCAGTCGTACTGAATTCCAGTAGCCCGCAAAGCATGCTATCAAAATCACCAGACAGCTTGGTGACTTTCCTGGCTCCGTTACCGCGGTTTATCCCCCCTCCACCAGCGCGGGAGCCAAGGGCATTTTCGCCATTTTCTCCGTCATCCACGGAGGACGGGGGCACCCGGGACTGCTCTCCGCGGGCTTCAGATTTTTCCGGTACCGGAAAGGCGCCACCTCCTCCACCTCCGCCTCCTCCTGCGAGGTTCTGGGAGGGGGCCCCGCCATCCGGGCCGCCGGAGCTGGTGGCACCCTCGAGGAAAGTTGTACAGAGCTTAAATGAGGAAAAGGGTGGTTTGGGGAGGTCAGGAAGCAATAGTGAGGAGATGATGAAGCCAAAGCTGAAGCCTTTGCATTGGGATAAAGTCAGAGCTAGTTCAGATAGAGCAATGGTTTGGGATCAGCTGAAATCCAGTTCTTTTCA GTTGAACGAGGAAATGATTGAGACTCTGTTCACAGTGAGTGCTTCAACTGTGAATGCCAAAGATGGTGGGAGGCGCCATATAATCCCGGACATGAACCAACAAAATCTCGTGCTTGATCCGAAGAAGTCACAGAACATTGCTATATTGTTGAGAGCTCTCAATGTGACTGTTGATGAAGTCTGTGAAGCACTTGTAGAAG GAAATGCTGACACTCTGGGCACGGAGCTTCTCGAGAGTTTATTAAAGATGGCTCCNNNN NNNNCCCCATTCAAGCTGGGTACTGCAGAGGCATTTCTAAAGGCTGTTCTTGATATACCCTTTGCTTTTAAAAGGGTAGATGCCATGCTTTACATAGCCAATTTTGAGTCAGAAGTCGAGCACCTTATGAGGTCATTTGACACGCTTGAG TCAGCTTGTAAAGAACTGAAGAGCAGCAGAATGTTCCTTAAACTACTAGAAGCAGTTCTCAAGACTGGGAACCGCATGAACGTTGGAACCAACCGAGGAGACGCCCAAGCCTTCAAGCTTGATACGCTGCTTAAGCTTGTAGATGTCAAGGGTGCAGATGGAAAAACTACCCTTCTTCATTTTGTTGTTCAGGAAATCATCCGAGCAGAAGGGGCCCGTTTATCTGGTGTCACTCATCATCCAAATGCCGAGAAACCTCAATCTACACTCCAAGACGAAGTCCAATTCAGAAAGCTCGGTCTTCAAGTTGTTTCTCGACTGAGCGGAGAGCTCACCAATGTCAAGAAAGCTGCAGCTATGGATGCAGAAGTACTTAGTAATGACGTCTCAAAACTAGCCACCGGAATTAGTAAGATTATGGAAGTTGTGAAACTGAACGCGGAACTCCCATCGAAGGATGGCACAGGAAAATTCTGTGACTCCATGACTGAGTTTCTGAAGAAGGCTGAGGGGGAAATTGCCAGTGTTCAAGCACAAGAAGGTATAGCTTTCTCCATGGTGAAAGGATTAACGGAGTATTTCCATGGAGACTCAGGTAAGGAAGAAGCTCATCCATTACGGTTATTCATGGTTGTGCGCGACTTTCTCTCCATCCTCGACCAAGTTTGCAAGGATGTCGGCAAAATAAACGAGCGGACAATGGTGAACTCAGGCCGGCAAATTCAAATTCCTGCTAATCCAAGCCTTCTTCAGGTTTTTCCTGGATTCAATGAGAGGCAGCAAAGTAGTTCGTCCGATGATGAAAGCTCCTTGTCGTCTTAA